The Anomaloglossus baeobatrachus isolate aAnoBae1 chromosome 7, aAnoBae1.hap1, whole genome shotgun sequence sequence gCCCCGCTTcagccaattgtcacccaccagccactggagttggtcaccctagaccatgttaagctcgcTCCCAGCCGGagtgggtatacctatgccctgaccattgtggaccattactccaggttcatggtggttgttcccgttAAGGATTTGACAGGTCGCACGGCGGCCCGAGCCtttcaggcctacttctgccgaccgcatggctaTCCGGAGAAGGTGCGCacagaccaaggcccggccttcgaagcagaggtgttccggAAGTTTTGCcaattgtacgggtgcaagaagatccggaccacgccctaccatgcccaaactaatgggatgtgcgagaaaatgaaccatctggtccttaatctccttaagaccctgcccttggaagagcggaacttgtggccagagaagctgacaGATTGAGATCtgaactttaggtcctttcccacccaaagtcctgaaagaaggaaacagcccaccgattccggataacggccaccgccaatgtccaagagatccaacgggccagcgcctgcaagcaacgggctctcccgacgtacatgccagggagcgggactcccgtcgctgaagcgcggttgtccaatcttacaaaaaggtgcaggagaagacgGACACCATCAACCATTTGGGGACCGAAGCGACTGGCTGCAGGCACCGACTATCCACcgtttggcttaccagagactcctgtttgtttgtctgagtgagtactactgggccCGCGGGCCGTGCACCAACACTGCACCACATcaaccgggtcctggggccaccatcccctgcccacggaggggttaacatcacaagctgcccccaacatctccccggggtgcccagtaaccggcagcggtggtgcctacattcaccacaaccagtgggtggcgtcactttAATCTACACAAAACCCCCACTCGACACGCCAGTCCCATttacagagcaacgtgacccccggtccggagatgctcgagccaccgacacacgaacccggatccgagcggctcggctgcagccgagcgcggggcggtacaatacaAATATGTAAAAAAAGGAAAAGATGACAGATGCAATAgacttctggcaaaaaaaccccactaCAGAACTGTGTAATTACATATGGGTAAGTACCACCCTGATGACAAAGTCATAACAATTGTAGTCACAACCATGTAGTCATTCCATCAAATATCAAGTAATAACATATAAAGTGCTACCATGCTGGAggaattttttttgcaaaaaaagggaTAACATACCAGAATAGAATGTAAATCAATGCAGGgataaagtgccagcagtgcaagGGTCTGGAGTCCCGCCAGGAGAGGTAACCGCATTTTGTCACAGAGCAGGCTTCATCAGACCAGAAGTGAGGGGAGTCTATTCTATTCATTCTATTTTGttttatataatccctgtttttttgcAAAAACATTCCTCCTGCATTGAAGCACTTTACATGTCAATCAATTCTTATTATTTGATGGAATGACTGCATGTTTGTGACTACAATTATGCCTTTGTTAGCAGTGTAGTACTTGCCTATATACCATTCATGTAATTATATAGGTTTGTAGGAGTTTTGTCGCCAGATCCAGACCcttgcactgctggcactttatcCCTGCATTGATTTAGACTCTACTTTGTTTTTTTATGTTCGgtttatttttgcaaaaaaaaaaaaaaaaatccacctgcATTGTAGCACTTTATATGTCAATACTTAATATCTCATGGAATTACTTTATGGTTGTAACTACAATTGTTTTGACTTTGTCAGCAGTGTATTACTTACCAATTTGTAATATGGTTTTGCCAGACGTGTATTGCATCTgtaattttttcctcttttttacatatttacatatttatatttCATAAGATTTTTGTACCCAAAGAGATATGTCATTGTTTTGCATGATACCCCACTTGCTTCGGTTTTATCATTAGAAATTGAAGCTCCGGCCCGGAGAGCCGCCGCCAGTCCAGACATTGGGTGGGATCCCCGCCAGAGTTATGCGATCACGTGATCTTTCTGTAAGGTGCGGAGACTGCCCCGAACACCAGAGAACAATTCCTAGGGCCATATTAGGGCCAGGAGGGATAGTCGAcgtagagcgggggcgccaattgcgcaggttcttagggcgccgacctccgcggcaaggaaggggtgaaTCTAGGGCATTGTAAGGGTCAAATCCCCCCCCTTGTATTTTCTTAATATTGATATTTATTTCAATTTGAAGGAAATTTATGATTTGGTGTTGGAAGATTCCCTTCCCTTTTAATCGGATACCATTAAAATTTGAATTTTAGGAGTTTCTTTTGTTTTTCCGCTATGTACCTGCGCACACGGGCGGTCACCTAGAATCTTACATTAATGGGTGAAGTTTACTTTATCACTCACTGCCCGCACGTGTCTGATCTCAGGCATATGGAGCAAAATCAATCCGATTATTTCCCGCATTGACTTCCAGCTCCGCAGTAATCGCAGTAATGGAGGATGGATGTAGATACCGACATTGCTATATAAACCGTCTGGTGCAGACACTAGTACGGAACATAATGGCGGATATAAGCGGCACCAGCTCTGATgaggaggatgtggtggctctgagaagagcctttgtgttgtactCGGGGTGCAGGACAGATCTAAGCCCTCTCCCCACGGATGCGGCGGGCCAGCTGGATATCTAGAGTCAAAAGAACTGCAGAAGAAGCAGAAAGGGCGGTAAAATTCAAACTCCCTAACAGTTCCGTATTCAGCCAATCAGCAGAGAAAAGGGCGGAGTTCTGTCTATAAAACACGCCCCGGACACGCGTCATCTCCTCAGTTCTCCTTCTGGTCCGACCATCCTCTACATAATGGAGGAGCCGGCGGCCGTTCATCACTTGTTCTGTTCTCACCACTCTGAAGATGTCTGGTCGCGGTAAAGGAGGAAAAGGTCTCGGGAAAggcggcgccaagcggcacaggaaggtgctccgtgataacatccagggcatcaccaagcccgccatccgccgtctcgcccgcagaggaggcgtcaagcgcatctccggcctcatctacgaagagactcgcggagtcctgaaagttttcctggagaatgtgatccgtgacgccgtcacctacaccgagcacgccaagaggaagaccgtcaccgccatggacgtggtgtacgcgctgaagcgccagggccgcactctctacggcttcgggggttaattctgctctattctgacaacacaaaggctcttttcagagccacccacatctacctgaaaggctacaatgtcctgctgctgtggggtgagcGGAGGGCGGATCTCCTGTGCCCTGGTGAATGCTGTTCGCTCTCACTGATCTATCATGTGGCTGATCATGTAACACCGGGTACATGATGGGGGTGGTATAGCCGAACATGGCGATATCTGAGCACAGTCCATATCCTGCTGTGCTGCGCTCACTACAGAGTAAGAAGCAAAGTTCTGCTGTGAGATGAATGTGTTGATGCCGCTTAATGATATTTTTAGGATCAGACCCGTGTGGGTGATCGGGTGCAGCGAATATTCACCGGGAATAACGCTGTATGAGGCAGCTGGATAGATGGACGCACTGTACCGGGTTTATAGACTCCTGTGTAATCACCGCGTCTTGGACACTTTAGTCTTGGATCGATGGCGGCCACCGAAGATTAATGATAACCCTTCAGAATAATAATGGCGGCTCATCCTCCATCCAGCGCGATCACCGTGTGCGGAGGCAGCAGGTCTGGAGGACAGGACTGCGCTGTATCCGGAGTATTGTAGAGCTGCCCCAGACCTGAATCCTCCCAATATAATCTCCCCTATATGCAGAGGCGCAGGCTATAATCAGATGGACGGAGAGCAGCGATTGGGGGGGATGTTCACAATAACGGCAGGAGGGTCACAGCAGCGGAGACTGAAAAGGAACTGAAACCGCAGCTGAATACGGTGACACCAAAGGGTTAACACACGGATGAGCGCTCTTAATGACATGACGTGTATATAGGCGGAGCTACAACGAATTTGAAATTCCCGCTCAGTGGTGACGGTTTCTTCTGTCCCTTTTCTGTAACACGTGCTCCTGCCTTCTTTACAGTTGgtcctgctgctgtggggtgagcTGACTGCCGATCTCCGGTGCATGCTGTAACTGTCACTGATCTGTCATGTGTCTGATAATACAGATAACACCGGGGTGTATAATCCAGTACCAGTGTCTCCTTCCCGTATTTAACTCATTACTGGCCAAGTATCGGCCGATCCCGCTCCACAACAGTACCCGTTGCCCTGACATATGGCGACTGTGAGGAGAACGGGTATTATTGTACCCCCCAAACCCCTGCAGCGCCCACATCCTGCTAGAACATACGAGGTGATCGGGCAGATCTACCTGTATCCATAGTTCCGGCTGCGCACGACTGTGACCCTATTTAGCGGGGAAGTTTGTGACTTCTGTAAGATTGCTTCTAGGTAGCCGCACTAAGTTATATGAAAACCCGGCGTCTCCACTTCACGGCAAAGACAATACATTTCTGTCCTCAGCACAAGACcctccctcccctgtatatactgagcgctgctgtatacactatagaaTTGTGCCAACTGAAAAGCAACCGCTGCTCCATCACCACATGATGTCAGCTCTGGAGCAGATCAGCCCATTCATTTCACGCCCTGAATATCTGCTCTGTAGGAAACGCAGCACAGGAGTGCGGGAAGTACATATATCTATACACCGCCTGGTGCTCCTGTTCTATCAGACAATCCGATAAGTTCAGACATCGGCCGATATCAGCGGAACCAGCTCTGATgaggaggatgtggtggctcttagaagagcctttgtgttgtggatGATGCGGATCAGCGGCGTCACTTGCTCTTCTTGCTGCTCTCGgtcttcttgggcagcagcacggcctggatgttgggcaggacgcctccctgggcaatggtcaccccacccagcagcctgttcagctcctcgtcattgcgcacagccagctgcaggtgccgggggatgatgcgggtcttcttgttgtcccgggcagcattgccggccaattccaggatctcagcggtcagatactcgagcacagcggccaggtagaccggagcgccggcgcccaccctctcggcgtaattgcccttgcggagaagcctgtgcacacgaccgaccgggaactgcagtcctgcccgggatgagcgggtcttggccttagcgcgggccttccctccttgtttgccgcgtccagacatcgcTGCGTTTCCAAAGATCAGCAGATAAAGAACTGTAATGTGACGCGTGTGCGGCTCCGGAGTGTTTTATAAGCGGCTGCTCCGCCCTCCTCTCCTGTCATTGACTGAATCTGGTCAGCCATGGAAATGAGACTTGTGGATCCTCCAATGAGCTGCAGGGGCGGTGATCATGACGTTTTCACAAGTCACATGCCTTTTTCATCCAATGGAACAGCGATGTGGCATCAGTGCTCATTTGCATGGCCGGTCTATAAATACGGCCGCTCTGGGAGGAGCAGGATCACTAATCTCTTCTCTTGTGATGAGTTCTTTCTGTTCTCATCATGCCTGATCCCGCCAAGTCCGCCCCAGCCGCCaagaagggctccaagaaagccgtgaccaagactcagaagaaggacggcaagaagcggaggaagagccggaaggagagctatgccatct is a genomic window containing:
- the LOC142246293 gene encoding histone H2A type 1-like produces the protein MSGRGKQGGKARAKAKTRSSRAGLQFPVGRVHRLLRKGNYAERVGAGAPVYLAAVLEYLTAEILELAGNAARDNKKTRIIPRHLQLAVRNDEELNRLLGGVTIAQGGVLPNIQAVLLPKKTESSKKSK